The sequence below is a genomic window from Lolium perenne isolate Kyuss_39 chromosome 4, Kyuss_2.0, whole genome shotgun sequence.
TTTCCTTATGTTTCTATTGAGTTTCATATCTAGCCTATCCCAACTTGCTTGAAAAAACATCTTTCATGTTGTTAAATCTAGCTTTTTTGTTGTTGCAAAAACCAAGATCTGGGTTCCACAAACCCTCTCTCGCTATACGGCCTACGTAGAACAAGGAAATCGGGAAATTATCATATATAGTAGAAGAGATAGTCATTCCAGAGTATTCTATTCATACAACAGGCATACTCACCAAGCCATCTAACCACCAACATTTAGGGATTTTGTTGTGTTTTGTCTTGCTGATGCTCTCCATGACTATGATGAAGCCCATGTTCAAGGAGAAACCTTAGGCCAAACCGGATTTGATCCTAACCCTCAGCCTTACAATATCTTAATTAAGTGAATCATAATTATCACCTAAAATAGGCAAAGCATTGGTGCAAAGTCACATGCATCCTCCACGAGGCATGGTGTTGGCTCAATGCAGCACAACTCAAAACACGCAAAGTAGCAGCATCCTGACAACAACATAACCCATAATCACTTCTCAGCGCTTGAAGCTTTCACCTGTGTGACAAAGTAGCGGCGTGCTCACTACAACAGAAAGCATAGTCACTTACCCGCACTAAAACCCCTTCACCGATGGGTTTTACATCGATCAAAGGTTTAGGGTGAGAGGTGAATGTCACCACCAACGTGTCCACAATAGAGTCCGGTCAACAACGCCAGTTAGCACTAAATTGCCCGTATAGTAGTATTTGGTCGCATCACTCCCTTGTAGTAAGTAGTATGCATGTTAGTGGTGATGCACACTGACTAGCGCCTTCATGCCTATTAATAACATGGTGTGTGTTGTGCATTGTTTTTTTGGTAGTGTTTTCATGTCGTCATACACATGTGGATGTGGTATTGTGTATGGGTCGCCGCATCCTCAATTGCAACATCAACATTACAGTCGCTTCAATGCTCTCTTTGaacgtttagggtttaggatgcgTGGGTGTGAGGCTTAACCATCTAGCGAGGCATGAGTGTCTATTTAGAGCTCTTGCTTGATATACCTTTGTGTGCGAGAGGGGATGTTACTTGGCATGGATCTCTTAGTATGAATACACCACACGAAGTTTGGGGTCTGGATAATGCACAACTTAATTATCAGACTTTTGTAATCTTTAGTTGCCTGCATTTTCATTGCCAAAAATTTCTTAGTGGTTTTTAAGTGTTATGGTCCTCAGTTTGATTGGTACAAAGTATGCGCCAATTTATCCCGATCATAAAATACAAAATCGGATGCAGGCATACTTAAGAATACACGATGCGTTCGGTAGTTGTGGCACAAGGAAACGACTGATTCTAGCTTGTTTCGAATTAGTTGTTGAATTACCTTAAGTCCTTAACAATAGGAGGAGGTAAGAAGGGAACTTGTGCATATGGTATTTCTTCACTACTCTCTTTCAGTATATGCATTCTCTAGTAAGTCTAGTACTTCTTTCGAGATATGTCGGTGTTCAATCTCAATACCAATAGCCTACGAAGCATCACCGAGATCGTTTATGTCAAATTCGAGAACCTCATGTTACATAGTTATCATCCATATAATAAAGAATTTACTCGTCTTAAATTTGATGTATGTGTAGTTCTCTATATCATTTTCTTCAAATCCAAAATTCTAGCAAAAAAATGTACAATTAACTTCAGTACCAATATGTTGACCCTTATTTTAGTCCATAATTTGGGATATTTTTAAATTCTCATATAATGGTGTGTATATATAGGTGTTGTGATGCAGGTGTGACTTTGCATTTTAGAATCGTTCTCTACGGTCCGGGTTGGGGTTGTGAGCGAGACTGGACGATGTATATTGCTTACAGAGACATCACTAGTGGCGAGCGAATTAGTCTTGGAACGGTCGTTTTTATTCCTCAACAACCAACGGCACAACAGAAACTCCAAAGCACTCCAAGAACCAAGGGTGTATTACTTCATCCGCCCCGAAAAGGATATTGAAGATTTATGTAAATTTTGATGTAGCTATACACTATTTTTGAAGTATTCTAAGAATTGAGTATTATAGTTTTACAAAATACTATTGGTTTTCAATACTTGAAGAGTTGAAGTGTTCGGCTTTACCTAAAACTGCAATTTTATATTGTACCATAGTATGTGCAATACTGcagtttttttttgcattgtagGAAAAAGAGGTCCAcacctctctttttttttttcaaaacagAGAAACGCGACCTGTAGTCTCCTTCGCCAGTTCGGCCGACGACCAGCAATCTGACGTACTGACGTCCACATGCATCAGATAGGGTGCTCCTCTTTTGCGATTAACCTAACCTTAAGCTAATCAATGGCCAGCTCCGCAAAGTACTACAAAAAGTACTCCGTGTGTCAAAAACTACACGTAAATAGGACTGCCAAACCTGAGTTCTAACAAAGCCGTGTTTTATTCAAACTGAAGGAGGAGAGGGTGTCGTTTCCTTCCGCCCGAAATCCGGTTCAGGTTCGTCATCAGATCAGATCCGATTCGACTAATGTTCACGTTGATCTATCTATTTCTATTctctatataaagagaggagagGAGAAGAGATCTATCCTGATTATTCGACTCGAGGAGCTCGAGTTGCAGGATCCAAATTAGAGCAAGGACGGTGATGGCGGGTACCCAGGGCAGGCAGCTGGCCGACGGCCTGTTAGAACCGCAGCCGGAGGCTAAAAAGCGCAAGGTGGATACATCGGAGGAGAAGCAGCAAGCAGCAGGAGGTGCTATCATCGGCACCGCGCCGCTCCCTCTTCGCTGCCCGCCGTACCCCAAGTCCGGGAAGCGGAAGGACGTGGCCATGTGGAACCGCGAGTGCAGGAGGATCTCCGCGCTTGCCGCTGCCGCTAGAAAGAAAGATCCCCGTACAAGTCTTCCTACCGTGGTGAAGCCCAAGGACCCGAAgaccgccggcagcgtggagagCCCACGCGACAAGGCGCTGGTCCGGGACGCGGCGCGCTCCGTCGTCAGTGTCTCCTCCTTCGCGCCCGACGGGAGCGTCATCATGGAGTGTAGCGGCTTCGTCGTCGGTTGGAACGCGACCAGCAAGTGCGCTAGAATACTCACCAGCACCTTGATCATGGACATATATGATGACCCCAAACCGCCTAAGCTACACGTTCTCTTGCCAAACAAGACCATTTTAGACGGACAGCTTCTGTTCTTCAACAAGCATTACGGAATCGCTTTACTGGAGGTCCACTCGTCAGAATCGGATTTGCCATTGCATGTCCCCTCTTTCGGGTCTAGCCCAAACTATGGCCAGGAGGTCTTCGTGCTGGCTAGGGGTCCCGAAGAGTCCAACCTCATGGCTAGGCATGGGAGAATCAGGTGGTTAGAACAGCCAGAGGACTTGGACATGAATTACCTCATGCTTCTTAGCTGCGAGCCCCCTATGTATAGCACGGGAGGACCGGTCGTTGATCATGATGACGGTCGTGTTGTCGGGATGTATTCATTAGGTGGCCTAAGCTGTACCGTTTTCAGCATCACCACCATTCTCACATGCGTCCAAATGTGGATCAACTTCGGTCGCATTGCTCGCCCCGCACATGGTTTGAGACTAAGGACGATGGAGCTGCTGGATGTGTCGCTCCAAGAGAGGATCTTCCTTGATCACGGCATCACCAGAGGCTATATTGTCAATCACGTACCAGCCGAGTCTGCTGCCGAGAGGCTTGGTATTAGGGAGGGAGATGTGATCGTTTCGTTCAATGAGCTGTGTGATCACACTCTGCCTCAGTTGGAGGATTATCTTCTCTCTCTTGGTTGGGGTTTCCTTCACAGAAGCGTTGGATCAAGCCCCAGTAGTGTGGATCTCAAGCTTGAGGTTTATGATCTCCTCGAACGTACTACCAGAAGCATTACCTTGCCTGTGGAGTTCTCTGATGGTTATGACTGGGACTAAAGTTACGCACAATTCAACTGAAGTAACACCCTGCTTAATTCCATCGACTTAGACGTAGAATCATTGCTCTTTGAAATGTAAAAAGTCTTACTTATCTCCAGCTAGCGATGTAATGGATAAGGATGTTTCAGTACAATTTAGACTTGCTCGAATTCTTGTAGGACATCAATAAAACTGCTAAGGCGTTGCCTAATATCTTTAAGAAAAAAGCTATAGCTTCATAGGTTGACACAGTTAATATCCTACACCACATCTGCAGAATCCGAAGAAATATGAAGCCGTTCCAGGCAGGTTCAGATATATATGGCAGTGCATCACATCATGCCATCGTCTAAAGCGCTGCAAGATCAGTGATACTATCAATGACCAACACCGATGCTCCCAGATATACTCATGCCCGTGTCACGACAAATCGTAGTTGCTTTATCTCTATTGCTCGCTTTAGCTACATCGTTAACATTTATCTTTCTCAACCGGGCGGTGGTGGTATCTGTGCCCGTCGTTACCACATGGCTTCTCTTTGAAGCAGTCAGTGAAACATCAGCCTTAAATTTTGTCACAAATACACCTACTTAAACCGGGCTTTCAAAAAGTTGCTTCGTGGATCGCCTTCCTCCTAGTCCTAGTAGAACAGGCGGAGTGTTCCCATTCTGTTCTCACGCACTAAGCCGGGGCTTGAATTGGGCTGGAGTTTTGTGTGTCCATAATCTCGGAAGAAGCTACTCCCTCCTATGATCCTATCATTAATTTTgtataaaatataatttttttGCTTAATACTGATCTGAGGGAGTACTTTAGAAATGGGCGGCTGACAGGTTGTGTGCGTGTGAACTGTCGTGGCTGCCATTTCACCTCCACTGGAGGACTGGAGTACACAACTAGGCCTTTCTGGGCTGTCGGCCCGTAGTTGGTTTAGTGGCTGTTCTATTTTGGTGTTGTTCTCTTGTGGGTATATTTTTGGTGTGGGCTTGGCCCTGTTGTTGTAGGTTTTCgctcggttttctcctaaaaactaagcacctttttcttaattaatagatgaggcaaagcttttgcctccgtttcaaaaaaggACCCTGCTACATAGTGCTATAGCACTGGTTAGTCTTAGGGGGTGACCCGCCCAAAAATAGAAAAAGATTAGTCTAACAACCCAAAATCTAATTCTTGCGTGGGCACTGTATTGTCTTAGCTAGTGCTCACTCGTCTCGCACGTGAATCGCGATCGGACGTCTCTCCCTCAAGCTCAACCCACCCGCGCCGACAGTTGGTGCACGTGTTGGACAAATCCCCATTCCCCTTCATCCGTGACAGCCGTCTTGTCTCCGCcgcaaatctctcaatagaagcgACCACCGGCTCCCCCACGAAGCTAGCAGGCGGACCGCGTGGCGGTGCGGCGGAGGTGTGCCGACGGCAAGGTCCAGCAACCCCCTCCTCTTTGGGGCCTCGATTTTTTTGGGCGGAGAGCTGCGGCGGGTCGGTACCGCGCGGGGATGGAGGAGCCCGGGGTCGCCGTACTTTTCCCACCGTTTTGCCACCGGCTCCAGCTCAGGTGAGTGTGAAACGACCCCGCTCCGAGCCTTCCCTCTTGCGAATTCTCTTCTCCCGTCTCGGTGACTTACTTTCTCGCCACCAGATCAGAGAGATCAGAGGAGATTCGGCCGCCACGGCAGTTGGAAGGAACCGAGGCGGCGACACAcgtcgcgccacaacatctggagCGATTACACAGGAAGAAGGACTGGCCGCGTCGAGTGGGGATGGTGGCCGCCGCGTCGGGTTTGCCGGCAGCTGAAGCGGCAGGACGCTGCATCTACACTGGGCCACACACTGTTTCATCAATGTGGGGGAGGAGCAGGGTTCCGTGTGAGCGCGTGTAGCAGAGATGGATCCTAATGGCGTTGTTGATGCAAAGAGGTAAGGAGGAGCTGCAAGTGTTGGCGTCATGTCGAGTTGTGCAGGATCAGTGTGGATACTGCTATTGAGTTTTGTTAATCATTGCTTTCACGCGCGAGGGAGAGTGCAAGGAACTGAACATGTTTGCTTCTGCAATTTGCTACTGCTGATTGGTGCTCCTGCTACTCTACTTAATTGTAAGTTCTGCACTGCTGAATTTGCATATAGACGAACTGATGGCTGAATTTTCTAGTTCCTGTTTGCTTTACTTCTAGTTCTTGCTACTAGTTGTTCACTTAGATGATATTGTTAAAATATAGGAGATCATATAGATGATGAAATTTAGACAATCTGTTGAGGGTATGAAAGATATATAGAGGAGGAATCATTCGGCGGTGGCTGCGTGGTGTTGTTATTAATTGGATGCGGCTACCAACCCGTTTCTGCCGAGTACCAATAGCTGTAATCGTGTTAATTAGCCATTGGGCGCTACTGTTTTGTTAGGGGTAGGTGATTGGGTGGTCTAATGGGGCAATTTTTTTCTGTTCTACCAGGACTGTAATTTTTTTTTTATCGATGTATTCAATATACTTGGTTGTCAATTTCGGTATACTTGGTTGTCAATATACGTGTCACGCCGCTACCTtattgaaggcatcgtcgtcgcagtctgcggtctctcactcgtgctgctccgggggaaaccctaggtccgggtctcccggatcggacgatggcggcgcgctctgcgtcgttctacctcttggggcatcgttttttgaGCAGCTGCTGATGTTGGCGGATGTTGGTGGAGTggatggtggagccgtctggcgtcatggtggcatcgacggcaggtcttgcaaggttaatgcgattatctctcttgaagatggagtcgaggaagacggcggaagcaactcctgtggcgtgggcgttggcgtgcgctgcttgactggatgtgcttctcatctgctattgggcggtttgggaagTCATTTagtttggatgatgtgagttggtgtattgtcaccctatacatcccactgtaggtatagtTAGGTTGCTTCGAGagtgatcttttgtattgtttcttgtaaggcttcatgaataatctaataaaaagccgtgtgcatcctttggatgcagaagctggggtgatttttcccccttttcgaaaaaaaataTAGGAAGCATATATATACTAGTATTAGCATTCAAATTTAGGTATGGCGGCCGCCAGACCTTGTCGTATTGCTAGCTGCGTCCCCAAAGCACTTGCATGACTAACTTTCCTAGTTAACTTTTAATTTTATTACTTGGCAACATGATTGTATGCTgtattttcttaatttttattACATGCCAGCATGATTGCAGTAGTAGCTTAGGATgtattttcttaatttttataACATGCCAACATGATTGCAGTAGTGGCTTAGGATGtattttcttagttttttttttacATCTAGCAGATTACAATATTAGCTTAGGATgtttttttcttagtttttattATATGCCAACATGATTACAGTAATACTTAGGATGTATTTTCTTAACATGATTGCAGTAGTATCTTAGGATgtattttttttagtttttatAACATGCCAACATGATTGAAGTATTAGCTAGGATGTATTTTGTTAGTTTTTATTACATCTACAAGATTACAGTAGTAGCTTAGGATGTATTTTATTAATTTTTGTTACATGTCAACATGATCACAGATTCACAGTATCTTAGACTGTATTTTCTTAGTTTTTTTATTACATGCCAAGATGATTATAGAGTACTATCTTAGGATGTATTTTCTTAGTATTTATAACATCTGAACATGATTACAGTAGTATGTGTTTGCTTAGTTCTAATTACATGCCAACATGATTGAGTTGCTTAGGATGTAATTTCGTTAATACACCTAACGTTGCATTGTCTAATTATTACTTTCTACTGATGCTTTTGTACATCCCCAACCATGGTGGATACATGGTGTGGGAGGAGGGTTGAGGCAGGGATGCGGGCGTATGGTTGTTGTAGATGGACGATATTTCTTGAGGATCCAAGTAATAACCTACATCTAGATGATGGAGGAATGAAAATTTAGATGTGAAGTGTTCGTGATGTTTTATTCATCCTCGCGTCAAGTgccttattatttttaaacaatttcgGGAAAGGATCAAATATTTTTTCTGCTTGAATCTGTCCCGCGTAGTCCTAAGAGCGATTGCACTGAGAAAGGAATAAAGAACGATAGAAGAAACAGGTGGGGCGCTGGGTCAAAGCCTCGGCGGGAGGTGCATGCATGCTGGTTAATCACGTCGCGACAAAAACCTGCCGTAAACGGCAATCGCTAGTGCCAGCCGCTCGGACAAACCAAAAATAGGGGGAGCACTCTGTAAACCAAACGAGTAACCGCGCACTATGTAGCCATGTCCGTCTAACAGTCCCACACGCTCCCAAAATAGAAAGTTCTGATTTCCCACGTGGCCA
It includes:
- the LOC127328445 gene encoding uncharacterized protein, coding for MAGTQGRQLADGLLEPQPEAKKRKVDTSEEKQQAAGGAIIGTAPLPLRCPPYPKSGKRKDVAMWNRECRRISALAAAARKKDPRTSLPTVVKPKDPKTAGSVESPRDKALVRDAARSVVSVSSFAPDGSVIMECSGFVVGWNATSKCARILTSTLIMDIYDDPKPPKLHVLLPNKTILDGQLLFFNKHYGIALLEVHSSESDLPLHVPSFGSSPNYGQEVFVLARGPEESNLMARHGRIRWLEQPEDLDMNYLMLLSCEPPMYSTGGPVVDHDDGRVVGMYSLGGLSCTVFSITTILTCVQMWINFGRIARPAHGLRLRTMELLDVSLQERIFLDHGITRGYIVNHVPAESAAERLGIREGDVIVSFNELCDHTLPQLEDYLLSLGWGFLHRSVGSSPSSVDLKLEVYDLLERTTRSITLPVEFSDGYDWD